A single window of Gossypium arboreum isolate Shixiya-1 chromosome 13, ASM2569848v2, whole genome shotgun sequence DNA harbors:
- the LOC108462935 gene encoding probable 2-oxoglutarate-dependent dioxygenase AOP1 has protein sequence MGVNAEIEFPVIEFRPSDLKRGTDGWHRLCKRVREACETFGCFEVVYEKISAKVREETFELMKELIVVPVERKQKNVSPLPYHGWVGPCNQVSLLYEGFGLEDASNYDSVKSFTQLMWPNGHPCFCNTLHTMATQIEELNKLIWLMIIDSYGLGEKWESVMINYKSLVRFMKYMAPPPGEYEKGLFAHTDKPVSTIICDDQVSGLEIEVNGQWIKLSLSPSSFCFVVGDPLKAWSNGRLKAVNHRVMMSGEKDRFSIATFAIPVEGTIIKAPKELIDEQHPQLFKDFDFMDFFLFAFSKPAKHIDSGEQLQAFASLSPPIFD, from the exons ATGGGTGTCAATGCTGAGATTGAGTTCCCAGTCATTGAGTTCCGTCCATCGGATTTGAAGCGAGGAACTGATGGGTGGCACCGTTTGTGCAAAAGGGTTCGAGAGGCTTGCGAGACTTTCGGCTGTTTTGAGGTGGTGTACGAAAAGATTTCAGCAAAAGTCCGAGAAGAGACTTTCGAGTTGATGAAAGAACTGATTGTGGTCCCAGTGGAAAGGAAACAGAAGAACGTTAGTCCCTTGCCTTACCATGGCTGGGTTGGACCATGCAATCAGGTTTCTTTGTTGTATGAAGGCTTCGGACTTGAAGATGCCTCCAACTATGACTCTGTTAAAAGTTTTACTCAACTTATGTGGCCAAATGGTCACCCATGCTTTTG TAACACTCTACATACCATGGCGACACAAATAGAGGAGTTGAACAAGTTAATTTGGTTAATGATAATTGATAGTTATGGATTAGGGGAGAAATGGGAGTCTGTGATGATAAACTACAAATCACTGGTGagatttatgaaatacatggccCCTCCACCGGGAGAGTATGAGAAAGGACTCTTTGCTCATACTGATAAACCTGTCAGCACAATCATTTGTGATGATCAAGTTTCAGGACTAGAAATTGAGGTCAACGGCCAATGGATCAAGTTGTCTTTATCTCCTTCTTCCTTTTGCTTTGTTGTTGGAGATCCTCTCAAG GCATGGAGTAATGGGAGATTAAAAGCGGTGAATCATAGAGTGATGATGAGCGGAGAAAAAGATCGATTTTCTATAGCAACTTTTGCCATTCCAGTTGAGGGTACCATAATTAAAGCACCCAAAGAGCTTATAGATGAGCAACATCCTCAACTTTTCAAggattttgatttcatggattTCTTCCTTTTTGCCTTTTCTAAACCAGCAAAACACATTGACTCTGGCGAGCAGCTCCAAGCCTTTGCTTCTCTCTCACCACCAATTTTCGATTGA